The Tachyglossus aculeatus isolate mTacAcu1 chromosome 4, mTacAcu1.pri, whole genome shotgun sequence genome contains a region encoding:
- the SLC2A6 gene encoding solute carrier family 2, facilitated glucose transporter member 6, with the protein MQEPLLREPGPDYDTFPEEPPSPTPAGPAKAPQNKRLFLAAFAAVLGNFSFGFALVYTSPVIPALESSSNPALHMTKVESSWFGSVFTLGAAAGGLSAMLLNDLLGRKLSIMFSALPSVAGYALMAGASGLWMLLLGRMLTGFAGGLTAACIPVYVSEISHPRVRGMLGATPQIMAVFGSLSLYALGLKLPWRWLAVAGEVPVLVMILLLCFMPDSPRFLLSQGKDEEALRALAWLRGKDTDICQEFQQIQETAQSRNGRMNWAEIKDPFVYKPIFISVLMRFLQQLTGITPILVYLQSIFKGTAGFLRPEYDAAIVGAVRLVSVLIAAATMDKAGRKILLFVSASVMFAANLALGLYVLLTAPREIHNSTVPHPSGALGDPGPIAAPESPNYITLIPLIATMLFIMGYAMGWGPITWLLMSEVLPLKARGVASGLCVLVSWLTAFALTKAFLLVVDDFGLEVPFLFFAAICLVNLVFTGCCVPETKGRTLEQIEHFFRTGRWLLVK; encoded by the exons ATGCAGGAGCCGCTGCTGCGGGAGCCCGGGCCGGACTACGACACTTTCCCCGAGGAGCCGCCCAGCCCgacccccgccggccccgccAA GGCTCCACAGAACAAGCGTCTCTTCCTCGCCGCCTTTGCAGCCGTGCTGGGCAACTTCAGTTTCGGCTTTGCGCTGGTGTACACGTCGCCCGTCATCCCGGCTCTGGAGAGCTCCTCCAACCCCGCGCTGCACATGACCAAGGTGGAATCGTCCTGGTTTGGG tcGGTGTTCACTCTCGGGGCGGCCGCGGGAGGCCTGAGTGCCATGCTCCTCAACGACCTGCTGGGCCGGAAGCTGAGCATCATGTTCTCGGCcctgccctcggtggccggctACGCGCTCATGGCCGGCGCCAGCGGCCTGTGGATGCTGCTGCTGGGGAGGATGCTGACGGGCTTTGCCGGGGGACTCACGGCCGCCTGCATCCCC GTGTATGTCTCCGAGATCTCCCATCCCAGGGTCCGAGGGATGTTGGGAGCCACACCCCAGATCATGGCTGTCTTCGGTTCCCTCTCCCTCTATGCCCTGG gtCTGAAGTTGCCCTGGCGCTGGCTGGCAGTGGCGGGCGAGGTGCCTGTGCTGGTCATGATCCTCCTGCTGTGCTTCATGCCCGACTCCCCACGCTTCCTGCTTTCCCAGGGCAAGGATGAAGAGGCTCTGCGGGCACTGGCCTGGCTGCGGGGCAAGGACACAGACATCTGCCAGGAATTCCAGCAGATCCAGGAGACCGCCCAGAGCCGG AATGGACGTATGAACTGGGCCGAGATCAAGGATCCATTTGTCTACAAGCCCATCTTCATCTCCGTGCTGATGCGCTTCCTGCAGCAGTTGACGGGAATCACCCCCATCCTGGTCTACCTGCAGTCCATCTTCAAGGGCACTGCTGGATTCCTG CGCCCGGAGTACGATGCCGCCATCGTGGGGGCCGTGCGCCTCGTGTCTGTGCTCATCGCCGCCGCCACCATGGACAAGGCCGGGAGGAAGATACTCCTGTTCGTCTCGG CTTCGGTCATGTTTGCCGCCAACCTGGCCCTGGGGCTCTACGTCCTCCTTACGGCGCCGCGCGAAATTCATAACAGCACCGTGCCCCATCCCAGCGGAGCCCTGGGGGACCCAGGGCCCATTGCCGCTCCGGAGTCCCCCAACTACATCACCCTGATACCCCTCATTGCCACCATGCTCTTCATCATGG GTTACGCCATGGGTTGGGGTCCCATCACGTGGCTGCTCATGTCGGAGGTCCTCCCGCTGAAGGCGCGGGGCGTGGCCTCGGGGCTCTGCGTGCTCGTCAGCTGGCTCACGGCCTTCGCCCTGACCAAGGCCTTCCTCCTGGTGGTG GACGACTTCGGCCTTGAGGTCCCCTTCCTATTCTTTGCCGCCATCTGCCTGGTGAATCTGGTCTTCACGGGATGCTGTGTGCCGGAGACCAAGGGCCGGACCCTGGAGCAAATTGAGCACTTCTTCCGGACCGGGCGGTGGTTGTTGGTGAAGTAG